A single window of Rubripirellula lacrimiformis DNA harbors:
- a CDS encoding ThuA domain-containing protein: MLPSSFRPLSLAFCCAVATLVANVSDAADPTQILLLAGNPSHGYGAHEHYAGLKVLEESLRASTDDANITLVRGWPEDETLIENADTIVIYGDGGGRHLAIPHLETLAKRMNDGCGLVCLHYAVETVPGPTGDAFLDLLGGHFEVNYSVNPHWVGDFKTLPEHPVTRGVKPFSTNDEWYFHIRFKDNDAVTPILAAVAPPETMRRSDGPHSGNPSVRKSVAAGEKQTVAWTYDRPEGGRAFGFTGGHYHWNWGHEDVRRLIINAIRWTAGQDIAKSGSSMGQPVTVDVLLENQDYDPPKNFDAKQLADEFKLSSSGKKKS, from the coding sequence ATGCTCCCCAGCTCCTTTCGCCCCCTGTCGCTCGCATTCTGCTGTGCGGTTGCGACTTTGGTTGCCAATGTTTCCGACGCCGCTGATCCGACTCAGATTCTGTTGTTGGCCGGCAACCCATCGCACGGCTACGGTGCTCACGAACACTACGCGGGGCTGAAGGTGTTGGAAGAATCGCTTCGGGCCAGCACGGACGACGCCAACATCACGCTGGTCCGCGGTTGGCCGGAAGACGAAACGTTGATCGAAAACGCCGACACGATCGTGATCTACGGCGACGGTGGCGGTCGTCATCTGGCGATCCCGCATCTTGAAACACTCGCCAAACGAATGAACGACGGCTGCGGTTTGGTGTGCCTGCACTACGCTGTCGAAACGGTACCCGGACCGACCGGGGACGCGTTCTTGGATCTGTTGGGCGGCCATTTCGAGGTCAACTACAGCGTCAACCCACACTGGGTCGGTGACTTCAAGACGCTTCCCGAACATCCGGTCACTCGCGGTGTCAAACCTTTCTCGACCAACGACGAATGGTACTTTCACATTCGGTTCAAAGACAACGACGCGGTGACGCCGATCTTGGCCGCCGTAGCGCCCCCCGAAACCATGCGTCGCTCTGACGGACCGCACAGCGGCAATCCATCGGTTCGCAAAAGTGTTGCCGCTGGCGAAAAGCAAACCGTGGCCTGGACCTACGATCGTCCCGAAGGCGGCCGAGCCTTTGGATTCACCGGTGGGCACTACCATTGGAACTGGGGGCACGAAGATGTTCGGCGTTTGATCATCAATGCGATTCGCTGGACCGCGGGCCAGGACATCGCGAAGTCCGGTTCATCGATGGGACAACCGGTAACGGTCGACGTGTTGCTGGAGAACCAAGACTACGATCCGCCCAAGAATTTTGACGCCAAGCAACTTGCTGACGAATTCAAGTTGAGCAGCAGCGGCAAAAAAAAAAGCTAA
- a CDS encoding phosphatidate cytidylyltransferase, with amino-acid sequence MEWLLAQSDAAALPTKAAAKAVTAASATQWSDPRIYILLAVILGTLGIASIVGVILARREKIGIETALVRRFNHKLRVWWMMVVIFTFGLLLGRIGVVVLFGLVSFWALREFITMTPTRRGDHRTLFWVFFIFTPLQYVLIALGSTPPVSLGGHKGIDYYDFYSIMIPVYASLFIPARAAIAGDYKRFLERSAKIQSGLLICVYSLSYAPALLDLKLIQTNGTPWQGSTVSVLIFFVLIAQLASVFERAWGKLAGRHVIAEKINASRTWEGFVGSMVTTGLVAATLYWATPFYPWEAGVLGAVVTVMASAGTMTMSAIKRDRGVTDTGTLVQGHAGVLDQIDNICFAAPVFYHLTRFFWSA; translated from the coding sequence ATGGAATGGCTGTTGGCACAATCCGATGCGGCAGCTTTGCCAACCAAGGCGGCTGCGAAAGCCGTCACGGCGGCGTCGGCGACCCAGTGGAGCGATCCGCGGATCTACATCCTGCTGGCTGTGATTCTGGGCACGCTTGGGATCGCCAGCATCGTTGGCGTGATCCTGGCAAGACGCGAAAAAATCGGCATCGAAACGGCGCTCGTTCGCCGCTTCAACCATAAGCTGCGCGTGTGGTGGATGATGGTCGTCATCTTCACCTTTGGATTGCTGCTAGGCCGTATCGGTGTCGTCGTCCTGTTCGGGTTGGTGTCGTTTTGGGCGCTGCGAGAATTCATCACGATGACGCCGACCCGTCGCGGTGATCACCGCACCCTGTTTTGGGTGTTCTTTATCTTTACGCCGCTGCAGTACGTGCTGATCGCGCTGGGCAGCACGCCGCCGGTTTCGCTGGGCGGGCACAAAGGGATCGACTATTACGATTTCTACAGCATCATGATCCCGGTCTATGCCAGTTTGTTCATCCCCGCCCGTGCCGCGATTGCCGGTGATTACAAACGGTTCCTCGAACGCAGTGCCAAGATCCAATCGGGGTTGCTGATTTGCGTCTATTCGCTCAGCTATGCACCGGCGCTACTGGATCTGAAACTGATCCAGACCAATGGCACGCCATGGCAGGGCAGCACCGTTAGCGTGTTGATCTTTTTCGTGCTGATCGCGCAGTTGGCGTCGGTGTTCGAACGCGCCTGGGGGAAACTCGCTGGCCGCCATGTGATCGCCGAAAAAATCAATGCTTCGCGAACTTGGGAAGGGTTCGTGGGGTCCATGGTTACGACGGGGCTGGTCGCGGCGACCCTGTATTGGGCAACGCCGTTCTATCCCTGGGAAGCCGGCGTTTTGGGAGCCGTTGTCACCGTCATGGCCAGTGCTGGAACGATGACGATGAGTGCGATCAAGCGGGACCGCGGCGTGACCGATACAGGCACGTTGGTCCAGGGGCACGCCGGTGTGTTGGACCAGATCGACAATATCTGTTTCGCCGCCCCGGTTTTCTATCACCTGACTCGCTTCTTTTGGTCGGCATGA
- a CDS encoding PVC-type heme-binding CxxCH protein, with protein MFASPVVTSQTPGQRVDIEVSVKGVRDLYLVATDGGDGYSCDWADWIDPTLHGKNGQQSLVDMKWQSASTGFGKVHRNANCEGKPWSVDGQPIGSSAIGVHANSVLHFRIAGGMNKLTVTGALDDGGTSQNDGTHSSVVFAIYADAPPAIGDSATGTTAADSHEPAVALDGLTIASGLEATLSASEPMLRSLTNLDIDDRGRVWVCDVMNYRRNAGSRPEGDRILILEDTTGDGVMDSVKTFYQGSDIDSAMGLCVLGSGKGQEVIVSASPTIWRFIDEDGDDIPERKEAMFTETGQPQHDHSAHSFLPGPDGRLYWNFGNTGGQVKDADGNTVVDIHGRPVVDNGQPLYGGMPFRCDVDGSNFEVLAHNFRNNWETTIDSFGTLWQSDNDDDGNQGTRINFVMEQGNYGYRDELTGAGWRDERMNWEAEIPLRHWHLNDPGVVPNMLQTGAGSPSGICVYEGRLLPQRFWDQVIHCDPGPNVVRAYPAKVDGAGYTATIEPMMTGQRDQWFRPADVCVAPDGSLFVTDWYDPGVGGHHQGDTDRGRLFRIAPPGSEYRSPKFDYSTAAGAVSALRNPNLAVRYKALKAIESMGASAESELATLFADPNPRLAARALWLLGRIESKGETYVAKALAHENADLRITGIRLAKQLKMPISVACESVASDPSPAVRRELATALRYDTSPTMPAVWAQLASQHDGRDRWYLEALGIGSELRATECFDAYLNLAPTSAATAAGRDIVWRIRAPKAADMMAKIIADPSVELAATDRYFRSLEYHDPAVRSSSMQQLLSLQSGSARDDAIIIRAIERIDGFDISQHPEAKGAVDRQIYRSRGTAEYLRLIKQFTPVDIQTSLIELCTSAADDSTKVEAASMLGEMDGGPQILRKALASESVPSASEVARVLGLLGNQRAINMLGDTAGKPDRPFDVRHAAVVGLSRAKGGQQRLIDLATKDQLPADTELLAGGLLARSDDADIRKRAAKLFPQITQKDQKPLPPIDQLATMKGDVSHGQELFRTVGTCANCHIVQQFGKSVGPDLSEIGSKLSREAMLTAILAPSAGISHDYEMFIALTVSGQVINGLKISETPDQVTIRTIDAIDRKIDRDDIDVLKKSEKSIMPDNLHHTMDQQGLIDVVEYLSSLKKAGS; from the coding sequence TTGTTTGCGTCGCCCGTGGTGACGTCCCAAACGCCGGGCCAACGAGTCGACATCGAAGTATCCGTCAAGGGAGTCCGAGACCTGTACCTGGTCGCCACCGATGGCGGCGACGGGTACAGCTGTGATTGGGCCGATTGGATCGATCCCACGCTGCACGGCAAAAACGGCCAGCAATCGTTGGTCGACATGAAATGGCAATCGGCATCAACCGGTTTCGGGAAAGTCCACCGCAATGCGAATTGCGAAGGCAAGCCATGGTCGGTCGATGGCCAACCGATCGGTTCGTCAGCGATCGGCGTTCACGCCAACAGCGTCCTGCATTTCCGGATTGCGGGTGGCATGAACAAGTTGACCGTCACCGGCGCGTTGGACGATGGCGGGACATCGCAAAACGATGGCACGCATTCCAGTGTCGTGTTTGCGATCTATGCCGACGCACCGCCGGCGATCGGTGATTCAGCGACTGGCACAACCGCAGCCGATTCACATGAACCCGCCGTCGCGCTGGACGGGCTGACAATCGCGTCCGGACTCGAAGCGACTCTTTCGGCCAGCGAACCGATGCTGCGCAGCCTGACCAATCTGGACATCGATGATCGCGGCCGGGTGTGGGTTTGCGACGTGATGAACTATCGCCGCAATGCGGGATCACGCCCCGAAGGGGATCGCATTTTGATCCTGGAAGACACCACCGGCGACGGTGTGATGGATTCGGTCAAAACGTTCTATCAAGGCAGTGACATCGATTCAGCGATGGGACTGTGCGTGCTGGGTTCAGGCAAGGGGCAAGAGGTGATTGTCAGCGCGTCCCCGACCATTTGGCGTTTCATTGACGAAGACGGCGACGACATCCCGGAACGCAAAGAAGCGATGTTTACCGAGACCGGACAACCGCAACACGACCACTCGGCCCACTCGTTTTTGCCTGGCCCCGACGGCCGCTTGTACTGGAACTTTGGCAACACCGGCGGGCAGGTCAAAGACGCCGATGGGAACACCGTCGTCGACATCCACGGTCGCCCAGTCGTCGACAACGGCCAACCCCTGTACGGCGGAATGCCGTTTCGATGCGACGTGGACGGATCGAATTTCGAAGTCCTGGCTCACAACTTCCGAAACAACTGGGAAACCACCATCGATTCGTTTGGAACGCTTTGGCAAAGCGACAACGACGATGACGGTAACCAAGGCACTCGCATCAACTTCGTGATGGAACAAGGCAACTATGGTTACCGAGACGAACTGACCGGTGCTGGATGGCGAGACGAGCGGATGAACTGGGAAGCCGAAATCCCGCTACGTCACTGGCACCTGAACGACCCTGGCGTTGTCCCCAACATGTTGCAAACCGGTGCGGGTTCACCATCGGGGATTTGCGTCTACGAAGGCCGTTTGTTGCCCCAGCGTTTTTGGGACCAAGTGATCCACTGTGATCCCGGCCCAAATGTCGTCCGCGCCTATCCAGCCAAGGTTGACGGGGCAGGGTACACCGCGACCATCGAACCGATGATGACCGGCCAACGCGATCAATGGTTCCGCCCGGCGGACGTTTGCGTCGCACCCGATGGATCGCTGTTTGTCACCGATTGGTACGACCCCGGCGTGGGCGGTCACCACCAAGGCGACACCGACCGCGGGCGACTGTTCCGCATCGCGCCGCCCGGGTCGGAATATCGCTCACCCAAGTTCGACTACTCGACAGCCGCCGGTGCGGTATCCGCACTGCGCAACCCGAACTTGGCCGTTCGATACAAGGCGTTGAAGGCGATTGAATCGATGGGCGCCAGCGCCGAATCTGAATTGGCCACACTGTTTGCCGATCCCAATCCAAGACTAGCCGCCCGCGCGTTGTGGTTGCTGGGACGCATCGAATCGAAAGGGGAAACCTACGTCGCCAAGGCACTGGCCCACGAAAATGCCGATCTGCGAATCACCGGCATCCGGTTGGCCAAACAGTTAAAAATGCCGATCTCCGTCGCTTGCGAATCGGTGGCGTCGGATCCATCCCCAGCGGTGCGCCGCGAATTGGCAACGGCGCTGCGTTACGACACATCGCCCACCATGCCAGCCGTCTGGGCCCAACTTGCGTCCCAGCATGACGGACGCGACCGCTGGTATTTGGAGGCCTTGGGTATTGGCAGCGAGCTTCGTGCGACCGAGTGTTTCGACGCTTACTTGAATCTGGCCCCGACCTCCGCAGCGACCGCAGCGGGACGCGACATTGTTTGGCGTATTCGAGCCCCCAAGGCGGCAGACATGATGGCCAAAATCATCGCGGATCCATCGGTTGAACTGGCCGCAACCGATCGCTATTTTCGGTCGCTGGAATACCACGATCCGGCGGTTCGATCGAGTTCAATGCAGCAACTGTTGTCGTTGCAATCGGGATCAGCACGCGATGATGCGATCATCATTCGGGCGATCGAACGGATCGACGGCTTTGACATTTCGCAGCACCCCGAGGCGAAAGGCGCAGTCGACCGCCAAATCTACCGAAGCCGCGGTACGGCCGAATACCTGCGTCTGATCAAACAGTTCACCCCGGTCGACATCCAAACCAGTCTGATCGAATTGTGCACCAGCGCGGCCGACGATTCGACGAAAGTCGAAGCTGCGTCGATGCTGGGCGAAATGGACGGCGGGCCGCAGATTCTGCGGAAAGCACTCGCCAGCGAATCGGTGCCGAGCGCAAGCGAGGTGGCCCGAGTTTTAGGTTTGCTGGGCAATCAACGTGCGATCAACATGCTTGGCGACACCGCCGGCAAACCGGATCGTCCTTTTGATGTCCGGCATGCCGCAGTCGTCGGCCTGTCGCGAGCCAAGGGTGGTCAGCAGCGATTGATCGACTTGGCGACCAAAGATCAACTGCCCGCCGATACCGAACTGTTGGCTGGCGGTCTGCTGGCTCGCAGCGACGACGCCGACATTCGCAAACGAGCCGCCAAACTGTTCCCACAGATCACCCAAAAGGACCAAAAGCCGCTGCCACCGATCGATCAGTTGGCGACGATGAAAGGAGACGTATCGCATGGCCAGGAACTATTCCGGACCGTGGGAACCTGTGCCAACTGTCACATCGTCCAGCAGTTCGGAAAGTCGGTCGGTCCCGACCTTTCAGAAATCGGCAGCAAGCTATCGCGGGAAGCGATGTTGACGGCGATTTTAGCGCCCAGCGCGGGGATCAGCCACGACTACGAAATGTTCATCGCACTGACCGTGTCCGGCCAGGTGATCAACGGGCTGAAAATCTCTGAGACGCCCGATCAAGTCACGATCCGAACCATCGATGCGATCGATCGCAAAATCGATCGGGACGATATCGACGTGCTAAAGAAGTCCGAAAAGTCGATCATGCCAGACAACCTGCATCACACGATGGATCAACAAGGTTTGATCGACGTGGTCGAGTATCTGTCGTCGCTGAAAAAGGCAGGTTCGTGA
- the leuB gene encoding 3-isopropylmalate dehydrogenase, translated as MKANLVLLPGDGIGPEIVAQARLVLESVATQFGHEFSFASHQIGGIAIDNGGDPLPQETIDACRASDAILLGAVGGPKWDDPSAKTRPEAGLLKIRKELGLFANLRPIKLFKELVDASPLKREIIEGTDILFLRELTGGIYFGPSGREGSGATESAFQSMVYSVPEVERIVRLAAKAAQGRDGRLTSVDKANVLEPSRLWRQVAARVMAEEFPDVKYDVVLVDAMAMHLINRPKDFDVVVTGNMFGDILTDEASMLPGSLGMLPSASLGDGGPGLYEPIHGSAPDIAGKGIANPLATILAAAMLLRHSLNLTAEADAIEAAVGRVLADGLRTADIARGSDSIGTEAMGAAVIQRLSV; from the coding sequence TTGAAAGCCAACCTCGTATTGCTGCCCGGTGACGGCATCGGTCCTGAAATCGTTGCCCAAGCCCGTCTGGTTCTCGAATCCGTGGCCACCCAATTCGGGCACGAATTCTCGTTTGCTTCTCACCAGATCGGCGGAATTGCCATCGACAATGGTGGCGATCCGTTGCCGCAAGAAACGATCGATGCCTGCCGTGCCTCGGACGCGATTTTGTTGGGTGCGGTCGGTGGCCCCAAGTGGGACGACCCATCGGCGAAGACTCGCCCGGAAGCCGGGTTGCTGAAGATTCGCAAGGAATTGGGGCTGTTCGCGAACCTGCGCCCGATCAAGTTGTTCAAGGAATTGGTGGATGCATCGCCGCTGAAACGCGAGATCATCGAAGGCACCGATATCCTGTTTCTGCGTGAACTGACCGGCGGAATCTACTTTGGCCCCTCCGGGCGCGAAGGCAGCGGGGCGACCGAATCGGCTTTTCAGTCGATGGTCTACAGCGTCCCCGAAGTCGAGCGGATCGTTCGCTTGGCTGCCAAAGCCGCCCAAGGCCGCGACGGTCGGTTGACCAGCGTCGACAAGGCAAACGTCCTAGAACCCAGTCGGTTGTGGCGTCAGGTTGCCGCTCGCGTGATGGCCGAAGAATTCCCGGATGTCAAATACGACGTCGTTCTGGTCGACGCGATGGCGATGCACCTGATCAACCGGCCCAAGGACTTTGACGTCGTGGTCACCGGCAATATGTTCGGCGACATCCTGACCGACGAAGCGTCGATGTTGCCCGGTTCATTGGGAATGTTGCCCAGTGCATCGTTGGGCGACGGTGGCCCCGGATTGTACGAACCGATCCACGGGTCGGCCCCCGATATCGCTGGCAAGGGGATCGCGAACCCGTTGGCCACGATCCTGGCCGCGGCGATGCTGCTGCGTCATTCGCTGAACTTGACCGCCGAAGCCGACGCGATCGAAGCCGCCGTTGGGCGAGTTCTGGCTGACGGACTGCGGACCGCCGATATCGCTCGTGGCAGCGATTCGATCGGTACCGAAGCGATGGGAGCCGCCGTCATCCAACGGCTGAGCGTTTAA
- a CDS encoding TatD family hydrolase, which produces MTLTLFDTHAHLNSDTFADSVDEVVDRSRAAGVTGVMVIGIDAATSRRACDLAAQYPGYLYAVVGIQPNSVAEAAEDDFAVIEELAGYPGVRGIGETGLDCYWDDTPIADQQVYFDRHLQLCRDTQLPMVIHMRESGDLIREQLARQTTVPPGIMHSFTGSMELAQQFLAMDLHISFAGMVTFKKSDDLRDVARQVPEDRLLVETDSPYLSPEPLRGKRPNEPARVEHTLRCLAEVRGVTPEYLAALTTENAKRLFQLP; this is translated from the coding sequence ATGACACTGACGCTTTTTGATACGCACGCGCATCTGAATTCGGACACCTTTGCCGATTCGGTCGACGAAGTGGTCGATCGGTCGCGTGCCGCTGGGGTCACCGGCGTGATGGTCATCGGTATCGATGCGGCCACCAGTCGGCGAGCGTGCGATTTGGCCGCCCAGTATCCCGGTTACCTGTACGCCGTCGTCGGCATTCAGCCCAATTCCGTTGCCGAGGCTGCCGAAGACGATTTTGCCGTGATCGAAGAACTGGCCGGGTATCCCGGCGTACGCGGGATCGGCGAAACGGGCCTGGACTGCTATTGGGACGATACGCCCATCGCCGACCAACAGGTCTATTTTGATCGGCACCTGCAACTTTGCCGTGACACGCAGTTGCCGATGGTGATCCACATGCGTGAAAGCGGCGACCTGATCCGCGAACAATTGGCCCGTCAAACCACGGTGCCGCCCGGCATCATGCACTCGTTCACCGGGTCGATGGAACTGGCACAGCAGTTCTTGGCGATGGATTTGCACATCAGTTTTGCCGGAATGGTGACGTTCAAGAAAAGCGACGATCTGCGCGATGTGGCCCGCCAAGTCCCCGAGGACCGTCTGCTGGTCGAAACCGATTCGCCCTACCTAAGCCCCGAGCCGCTGCGAGGCAAACGGCCCAACGAACCGGCCCGCGTCGAGCATACGCTGCGTTGCCTCGCCGAAGTGCGTGGCGTCACCCCCGAATATCTAGCGGCCCTGACCACCGAAAACGCCAAAAGATTATTCCAGCTTCCTTAA
- the acpS gene encoding holo-ACP synthase, producing MAILGTGTEIIECVRISRMIETHGEQFLERVYTSDEIAYCLAGGSSTQHFAKRWAAKEATVKAMRCRNQGVRWTDIEISSPAGEGPTILLHGAAAEWAQQVGIEKLHVALGACRTHATAYILATDELE from the coding sequence ATGGCAATCTTGGGGACCGGAACGGAAATCATCGAATGCGTCCGCATCAGTCGGATGATCGAGACGCATGGCGAACAGTTTCTGGAACGGGTCTACACCTCGGATGAAATCGCGTACTGCCTGGCTGGCGGGAGTTCGACCCAGCATTTCGCCAAGCGATGGGCGGCGAAAGAGGCGACGGTGAAAGCCATGCGATGCCGCAATCAGGGCGTCCGCTGGACCGATATCGAAATCTCGTCCCCCGCCGGGGAAGGCCCCACGATCCTGTTGCACGGCGCGGCCGCCGAATGGGCACAGCAGGTCGGGATCGAAAAGCTGCACGTCGCGTTGGGGGCCTGCCGAACGCACGCCACCGCCTACATCCTGGCAACGGACGAATTGGAATAG
- a CDS encoding glycosyltransferase family 4 protein has translation MLSPANFEHTANESASGTAATMPLASNPGLGVAPTADQSAAESSQFSRANSLSQNPTSNPVIDVKVLHVVNGEHFSGAERVQSHLGRCLPKFGVAADFACVKPGKFAEMLNEESPDWGIGHDASMAHRFDLRAVGRIRDLIREYRYDLLHAHTPRTAMITALASRMAGVPWIYHVHSPAARDSSRMITNHVNAWIEKQSLRSCSHLITVSESLRKDCIERGAAPSKVTVVHNGVPAIRPPRTRYPVVGGRWTIGMVALMRPRKGLEIALDALAKLRDAGHDVVLRVIGPFETADYEAGIQKQIAALEIRDRVEQVGFTSNVPEALVELDAMILPSLFGEGLPMVVLEAMAAAVPVIATRVEGTPEAVTHGVEGFLAKPRDASSLADSIADLVTGKFDWTTMSENAFQSHAERFSDLAMASGTADVYHNLLR, from the coding sequence ATGCTGTCCCCTGCCAATTTTGAACACACAGCCAACGAATCGGCGTCGGGCACCGCGGCCACCATGCCGCTGGCGTCGAACCCTGGGCTGGGCGTGGCCCCGACCGCAGACCAATCGGCCGCTGAGAGTTCGCAATTTAGCCGAGCCAATTCCCTCAGCCAGAATCCGACCAGTAATCCGGTCATCGACGTCAAAGTTCTGCATGTCGTCAACGGAGAACACTTTTCCGGAGCCGAACGGGTCCAGTCCCACCTGGGACGCTGCCTGCCAAAATTTGGTGTCGCCGCCGACTTCGCTTGTGTCAAACCGGGCAAGTTTGCCGAGATGTTGAACGAGGAATCGCCTGATTGGGGCATCGGACACGACGCGTCGATGGCTCATCGGTTTGACTTACGAGCCGTCGGCCGCATCCGCGACTTGATCCGCGAATATCGATACGACCTGCTTCACGCCCACACGCCGCGGACCGCCATGATCACGGCGTTGGCGTCACGAATGGCTGGCGTGCCGTGGATCTACCACGTCCACAGCCCGGCGGCTCGCGACTCGTCACGAATGATCACCAACCATGTCAACGCGTGGATCGAAAAACAATCTCTACGCAGCTGTTCGCACCTGATCACGGTTTCGGAAAGCCTGCGAAAGGACTGCATCGAACGCGGCGCCGCCCCTTCGAAAGTGACCGTCGTGCACAACGGGGTCCCCGCGATTCGACCACCGCGCACACGGTACCCCGTGGTTGGTGGACGATGGACGATCGGAATGGTGGCCCTGATGCGTCCTCGCAAAGGACTGGAAATCGCGTTGGACGCTTTGGCAAAACTTCGCGATGCCGGACACGACGTTGTGCTTCGCGTCATTGGCCCCTTTGAAACGGCGGACTACGAAGCCGGCATCCAAAAACAAATCGCTGCACTGGAGATTCGCGATCGAGTCGAACAAGTTGGCTTCACGTCGAATGTCCCCGAAGCGCTCGTCGAACTCGATGCGATGATCCTGCCTAGCCTATTCGGCGAAGGATTGCCGATGGTGGTCCTGGAGGCGATGGCGGCCGCTGTCCCGGTGATCGCAACGCGCGTCGAGGGGACACCGGAAGCCGTCACCCATGGCGTCGAAGGCTTTTTGGCTAAACCACGCGACGCGTCCAGTTTGGCCGACTCGATTGCCGACCTAGTAACCGGCAAATTCGACTGGACGACGATGTCTGAAAACGCGTTTCAAAGTCACGCCGAACGATTCTCCGACCTGGCAATGGCGTCAGGAACAGCGGATGTCTACCACAACCTGCTGCGGTAA
- a CDS encoding co-chaperone GroES: MATATKNKSKVRLQPMGERIVVQRVESEETTAGGIVLPDSAREKPARGTVVAIGSGKLLDDGTRAKSQLKAGEVVLFSSYAGETVEIDDVEYLLMREEDVLAVVE; this comes from the coding sequence ATGGCAACAGCCACGAAAAACAAGTCAAAGGTCCGCCTGCAACCGATGGGCGAGCGAATCGTTGTTCAACGAGTCGAGAGCGAAGAAACCACCGCTGGCGGCATCGTGCTTCCCGATTCGGCTCGTGAAAAGCCAGCCCGTGGCACCGTGGTGGCCATCGGCAGCGGCAAACTGTTGGACGACGGAACCCGCGCCAAGAGCCAGTTGAAGGCCGGCGAAGTGGTTTTGTTCAGCAGCTACGCTGGCGAAACTGTCGAAATCGATGACGTCGAATATCTGTTGATGCGCGAAGAAGACGTCCTGGCCGTCGTCGAGTAA
- the trpS gene encoding tryptophan--tRNA ligase, producing MRVLSGIQPTGRPHWGNFFGAIRQYIDLQEDNDGFYFIADLHALTTVREPDRLRGYVIDAALDLLALGLDPAKATMFVQSHVPEVSELNWLLLSGAPMGVLERCHAYKEKKAKGLPADAGLFTYPVLMAADILAYDSEVVPVGEDQVQHIEVCRDLAGSFNHSFGETFVLPKAKTLVDGAKVPGTDGQKMSKSYSNTLPLFCDDNLDTVKKINKQIMRITTDSRPMEDPKEPEGDHLFQLYRLFADPADTEAMAAKYRRGGFGYGEVKKAIAEASEEYFGPARAKRADLEQNLDYVHQTLREGAQKARVVAADVLSRAQKACGLR from the coding sequence ATGCGTGTACTTTCCGGAATCCAGCCTACTGGCCGACCCCACTGGGGCAACTTCTTTGGCGCCATTCGTCAATACATCGATTTGCAAGAAGACAACGACGGCTTCTATTTCATTGCCGACTTGCACGCTCTGACGACCGTTCGTGAACCGGATCGGTTGCGTGGCTATGTGATCGACGCCGCCCTGGATCTGTTGGCTCTGGGGTTGGATCCTGCCAAAGCGACGATGTTTGTCCAGTCGCATGTGCCCGAGGTTAGCGAGTTGAATTGGCTGCTGCTTTCGGGGGCACCAATGGGGGTGCTGGAACGCTGTCACGCCTACAAAGAAAAGAAGGCCAAGGGGCTGCCCGCCGATGCGGGATTGTTCACCTACCCGGTGCTGATGGCGGCCGACATCCTGGCCTACGACTCCGAGGTCGTTCCGGTCGGCGAAGACCAAGTGCAGCACATCGAAGTTTGCCGTGACCTGGCCGGCAGCTTCAACCATTCCTTTGGCGAAACCTTTGTGTTGCCCAAAGCTAAGACATTGGTCGATGGTGCGAAGGTTCCTGGCACCGACGGCCAAAAGATGAGCAAGAGCTACAGCAACACGCTGCCGTTGTTTTGTGACGACAACTTGGACACGGTCAAAAAGATCAACAAGCAGATCATGCGGATCACCACCGACAGCCGGCCGATGGAAGACCCCAAGGAACCCGAGGGCGACCATCTGTTCCAGCTGTACCGCCTATTTGCCGATCCGGCCGATACCGAAGCGATGGCCGCCAAGTACCGTCGCGGTGGATTCGGATATGGCGAAGTCAAAAAGGCGATCGCCGAAGCCAGCGAGGAGTATTTTGGCCCGGCGCGTGCAAAACGCGCTGATCTGGAACAGAACCTCGACTATGTCCATCAGACGCTCCGCGAAGGTGCCCAGAAGGCTCGCGTTGTTGCCGCCGATGTGCTTTCCCGGGCCCAGAAAGCGTGCGGGCTGAGGTAG